In Nostoc sp. UHCC 0926, a single genomic region encodes these proteins:
- a CDS encoding beta strand repeat-containing protein, producing MVNIIGTKANDTLQGTNSDDTINGKAGNDTITGYEGKDTLTGGGGNDTFVFNIGDGTDTITDFSGVGKAINPTPEVIGEIDTIKFLGAGLIPQNLLLTQNGTSLEISFEGLVRTKVILKNFKLEDLNNLKASRTKPAIGNILFNGQTSITDSFNVLDANSADTSIGIKNTVTFANDLNNNITGLDDSNDVVNGQGGNDIINGLSGDDLLRGGTGNDTLIGGIGNDTLVAGTRNYSLFSNTNEDNSNVNYSLGDNLLDGGDGNDFLSASGYVDYLTNDVYYTSGNNTFNGGAGNDILNIDSSIGNNTLNGGAGADILYARGSQGNNLLSGGEGNDIFYASYLNIDSSGRNFIASLGNDTLNGGAGDDTLLAESPLGKKLLSGGDGNDYLSTSGIDGYRSEVYFSSSGNNTLNGGAGNDTLRAEYSTGNNLLCGGNGNDYLSISGYLIEYFNGEIFDASSGNNTLNGGAGNDTLRAEYSTGNNLLSGGDGNDSFYVNAKSSDTAPSNLVTQTVDGGKGDDLLRVDYSNATGGITTTFNATTNIGSITAGISRVSYKNIERLNISGTAYDDNIVGSNGNDTLSGGVSGKDTIYGGKGNDLLSVDYTNATGGITTTFNPTTNIGSITAGTNLVSYKNIEELNILGTAYDDNIVGNNGNDTLSTGSGGKDTIDGGKGDDVLYVDYSSTTGGITTTFNPTTNIGSITAGTYGVSYKNIEQLNIIGTGYSDFIVGSNGNDTIEGIYSDSGNDTIIGGAGNDSLSASSSNGNNTLNGGAGDDHLDIGGSSGDNFLDGGDGNDTLSATDASGKNTLKGGNGNDILIGGYGNDSLYGGSGIDTFVFNTYDLRSNTGNRVYDFNATNDVIGISAARFGSGLSIGSLSANQFQIGASATTSDQKFIYNNITGALLFDPDGTGGSSQVQFAQLSPGLPLTNNNFVIV from the coding sequence ATGGTAAACATCATTGGAACCAAAGCAAATGATACCCTACAAGGCACTAACAGTGACGATACGATTAACGGCAAAGCCGGCAATGATACCATCACAGGTTATGAGGGTAAGGACACCCTGACTGGTGGCGGTGGCAACGATACATTTGTTTTCAATATAGGTGACGGCACTGATACCATCACTGATTTTAGTGGTGTCGGTAAAGCAATAAACCCAACACCAGAAGTCATTGGCGAAATTGATACCATCAAATTCCTTGGTGCTGGGTTGATTCCCCAAAATCTGCTACTTACGCAGAATGGCACAAGTTTGGAAATTAGCTTTGAAGGGCTAGTTCGCACAAAAGTTATCTTGAAAAACTTTAAACTAGAAGACTTGAATAACCTTAAAGCTTCTAGAACAAAACCAGCCATTGGTAATATCCTGTTTAATGGGCAAACTAGTATCACCGATAGTTTTAATGTCTTGGATGCTAACTCTGCTGATACAAGCATCGGCATTAAGAACACAGTGACCTTCGCCAATGACCTAAATAACAATATTACGGGTTTAGATGACTCAAATGATGTGGTGAATGGTCAGGGGGGTAACGACATCATCAACGGGTTAAGTGGTGACGACTTGCTGCGGGGTGGTACGGGCAACGATACTCTCATTGGTGGTATCGGCAATGATACTCTTGTTGCTGGTACGAGGAATTACAGCCTTTTCTCTAATACTAATGAGGATAACTCGAATGTTAACTATTCATTAGGTGATAACCTACTTGATGGTGGTGATGGCAATGATTTTCTCTCTGCCTCTGGTTACGTTGACTACCTTACAAATGATGTTTATTATACTTCAGGCAATAATACCTTCAATGGTGGTGCTGGTAACGATATTTTGAATATTGATTCTTCAATAGGCAATAACACCCTTAACGGTGGCGCTGGTGCCGATATTTTGTATGCTCGGGGTTCACAAGGCAATAACTTACTCTCTGGGGGTGAAGGCAATGATATTTTTTACGCTTCTTACCTTAATATTGACTCGTCGGGACGCAACTTTATTGCTTCCTTAGGCAATGACACCCTCAACGGTGGTGCTGGTGACGATACTTTGCTTGCTGAGTCTCCATTGGGTAAGAAATTACTCTCTGGGGGCGATGGCAATGATTATCTCTCCACCTCTGGTATTGATGGTTATAGATCAGAAGTCTATTTTAGCTCTTCAGGTAATAACACGCTCAACGGTGGCGCAGGTAACGATACTTTGCGCGCTGAGTATTCAACAGGCAATAACCTACTCTGTGGTGGCAATGGCAATGACTATCTCTCCATCTCTGGGTATTTGATCGAGTACTTCAACGGTGAAATTTTTGATGCCTCCTCAGGCAATAACACGCTCAACGGTGGCGCAGGTAACGATACTTTGCGTGCTGAGTATTCAACAGGTAATAACCTACTCTCTGGTGGCGATGGCAATGACTCCTTCTATGTAAATGCTAAATCTTCAGATACTGCCCCCTCTAATTTAGTGACTCAAACGGTAGATGGGGGTAAGGGTGACGATTTGTTGAGAGTCGATTACAGCAATGCTACAGGGGGGATTACAACAACATTCAATGCCACTACTAACATTGGCTCAATTACGGCGGGCATCTCTCGCGTTAGCTACAAGAATATCGAACGATTAAATATCTCAGGTACAGCCTATGATGACAATATTGTGGGCAGCAATGGCAACGATACGCTCTCTGGGGGAGTTAGTGGCAAAGATACGATATATGGAGGTAAGGGTAACGATTTATTGTCCGTCGATTACACTAATGCTACAGGGGGGATTACAACAACATTCAATCCCACTACTAACATTGGCTCAATTACGGCGGGCACGAATCTGGTTAGCTACAAGAATATCGAAGAATTAAATATCTTAGGTACAGCCTATGATGACAACATTGTGGGGAACAATGGCAACGATACGCTCTCCACGGGCAGTGGTGGCAAAGATACGATAGATGGGGGTAAGGGTGACGATGTGTTATACGTCGATTACAGCAGTACTACAGGTGGGATTACAACAACATTCAATCCCACTACTAACATTGGCTCAATTACGGCGGGCACCTATGGGGTTAGTTATAAGAATATCGAACAATTAAATATTATAGGTACAGGCTACAGTGACTTTATTGTCGGGAGCAATGGCAACGATACCATCGAAGGGATTTATTCTGACAGTGGCAATGATACGATTATTGGCGGTGCAGGTAATGATAGCTTGAGTGCTAGTTCTTCAAACGGTAATAACACCCTCAACGGTGGTGCTGGTGACGATCACTTAGATATTGGAGGTTCATCAGGTGATAATTTTTTGGATGGAGGCGATGGCAATGATACTCTCTCCGCTACAGATGCTTCTGGTAAAAATACTCTCAAAGGTGGTAATGGCAATGATATCCTCATAGGTGGCTACGGTAATGATAGTCTCTATGGAGGATCTGGTATTGATACCTTTGTTTTTAATACTTACGATCTACGTTCCAATACTGGTAATAGAGTTTATGACTTCAACGCCACTAATGACGTGATTGGGATATCGGCTGCTCGTTTTGGTAGCGGGTTATCAATCGGCTCACTTTCAGCTAATCAGTTTCAGATCGGAGCATCTGCAACTACTAGCGATCAAAAATTTATTTACAACAACATTACTGGTGCATTGCTTTTTGACCCTGACGGCACTGGTGGGTCGAGTCAGGTACAATTTGCACAATTATCTCCTGGGTTGCCACTAACCAACAACAACTTTGTAATTGTTTAA
- the msrB gene encoding peptide-methionine (R)-S-oxide reductase MsrB — MDKRYFLQASALIVGTALLSRYINWGSKEMTTSKSGFEITKPEQEWRTILTPEQFNVLRKHGTERPHTSPLDKEYDNGTYYCAACEQPLFTSDTKFNSGTGWPSFFNPIEGAIAITEDKSLFMTRTEVHCSRCGGHLGHVFNDGPAPTGQRYCMNGVSLKFTPA; from the coding sequence ATGGACAAACGGTATTTTTTACAGGCTAGTGCCCTAATAGTCGGCACAGCATTGTTATCAAGGTATATCAATTGGGGGTCAAAAGAGATGACAACTTCTAAGAGTGGATTTGAAATTACCAAACCTGAGCAAGAGTGGCGCACGATTTTAACGCCAGAACAGTTTAATGTATTGCGTAAACATGGGACTGAACGCCCTCACACCAGCCCATTGGATAAGGAATACGACAACGGTACTTATTATTGTGCTGCGTGTGAACAGCCACTGTTTACATCTGATACCAAATTTAACAGTGGTACTGGCTGGCCCAGCTTTTTTAATCCAATTGAAGGTGCGATCGCCATTACTGAAGATAAGTCGTTGTTTATGACCAGAACTGAAGTACATTGTAGTCGCTGTGGTGGTCATCTGGGTCATGTTTTTAATGACGGTCCTGCACCCACTGGTCAGCGCTATTGCATGAATGGTGTTTCGCTGAAGTTTACTCCTGCCTAA
- a CDS encoding DUF262 domain-containing protein: MTTNSHLISGETFFFPDKLDISQVSVSDDEINEKYKKGEIRIVTEQARYPLDSIETMLDSKKYILNPEYQRRKRWDNARKSRLIESFIMNVPIPPIFLYEVDYSIYEVMDGLQRLTAIYDFYKGKFNLEGLEYWQELNGRNYKNLPEQIKRGIDRRYLSSIVLLQETAKSTEEADFLKQIVFERLNSGGEKLTPQETRNALHNGKFNQLCIKLAENDSFRKMWKLPLESEGEEKLLESESYRQMVDVELVLRFFAYRHIANFKSPVDKFLDNYLKQANSYPDETIQNLGNLFNETINLIYSIFRDSAFIPPKEKRDNKAPLKTIYDPLMQVFANNISHKESFLNHSKSIQSTLYSNKELLYVKEENNRLLFDGRYNNKKDVEARIKYFHNFLQGYIS, from the coding sequence ATGACAACAAATAGTCACTTAATTTCAGGCGAAACATTTTTTTTCCCAGATAAGTTGGATATTTCTCAAGTCTCTGTTTCAGACGACGAGATTAACGAAAAATACAAGAAGGGAGAGATAAGAATTGTAACGGAACAAGCTCGTTATCCACTTGATAGTATAGAAACTATGCTTGACAGTAAAAAGTATATCCTAAATCCTGAATACCAGCGCAGAAAAAGGTGGGATAATGCTCGAAAATCCCGTTTGATAGAATCATTTATAATGAATGTGCCGATTCCGCCTATCTTTCTTTATGAAGTAGATTACTCTATTTATGAAGTAATGGACGGACTGCAAAGGCTAACAGCTATTTATGATTTTTACAAAGGAAAATTTAACTTAGAAGGATTAGAATATTGGCAGGAACTTAACGGGCGAAATTATAAAAATTTACCCGAACAAATTAAAAGAGGAATAGATAGGCGTTATTTATCATCTATTGTATTGTTGCAGGAAACAGCAAAAAGCACAGAAGAAGCTGATTTTCTCAAGCAAATAGTTTTTGAAAGATTGAATAGTGGTGGAGAGAAACTAACTCCACAGGAAACAAGAAATGCCTTACACAATGGCAAGTTCAACCAATTGTGTATAAAACTTGCTGAAAATGACTCTTTTCGTAAAATGTGGAAACTACCTTTAGAATCCGAAGGAGAAGAAAAATTACTTGAAAGCGAATCTTATCGCCAAATGGTAGATGTTGAATTGGTTTTGCGATTCTTTGCTTATCGTCATATAGCTAATTTCAAATCCCCAGTGGATAAATTTTTAGATAACTATTTAAAGCAGGCAAATAGTTATCCAGATGAAACAATACAAAATCTGGGAAACCTTTTTAATGAAACTATTAATTTGATTTATTCTATATTTAGAGATTCAGCTTTTATACCACCAAAAGAAAAGCGTGACAATAAAGCGCCATTAAAAACTATTTATGATCCATTGATGCAGGTGTTTGCAAATAATATTTCGCACAAGGAAAGTTTTCTCAACCATAGCAAATCCATACAAAGTACTTTATATTCAAATAAAGAATTGCTATACGTCAAGGAAGAAAACAATAGACTCCTTTTTGATGGGAGATACAATAACAAAAAAGATGTAGAAGCACGTATAAAGTATTTTCATAACTTTCTGCAAGGTTATATATCCTAG
- a CDS encoding MAE_28990/MAE_18760 family HEPN-like nuclease, translated as MNTTSLESFQKEINQIREYFKHIQYVNNMVDNTVSQTESEQIKLSLSTLIDHHRSFGTDKKIFEYKASIISLYGLLEKYVEIWIKEYLDSLSSLLIEYNQIDEKIRNNHFELSLKLINTITSRESAKYQHLTKEQVLEKLNKCIVNPISYKFNTEAFVLSSGNLKHKQIVKLFELINVNLNEALKRNQTLIEYFTNEKQIKNIANVKTDTLYNTINDLVERRNQIAHGSEVLDILSISELEPYIQFLEKYCQALLETLVEKFIKKESMSTFQKIEKVLQIFGNQVLAFEIENYTIKVGDMLIIETTEGNFYKKPISTIQLNNDSYIELLITEKTKITVSVETKIKENQTFYIVKQ; from the coding sequence ATGAATACAACGTCATTGGAGAGCTTCCAAAAAGAAATAAATCAAATACGAGAATATTTTAAACATATTCAGTATGTGAATAATATGGTAGATAATACTGTGTCGCAGACTGAGAGCGAACAAATTAAATTGTCGCTAAGTACATTGATAGACCATCACAGAAGTTTTGGAACAGATAAAAAAATATTTGAGTACAAAGCATCTATTATTTCACTTTATGGGCTGCTAGAAAAGTATGTAGAAATTTGGATTAAGGAATATCTTGATTCACTTTCCAGTTTATTAATCGAGTACAATCAAATAGATGAAAAAATTAGAAACAATCATTTTGAACTTTCTTTAAAACTAATAAATACTATTACAAGTAGAGAAAGTGCCAAATATCAGCATCTTACAAAAGAACAAGTTTTAGAAAAGCTTAATAAATGTATCGTAAATCCTATAAGTTACAAATTCAATACAGAAGCTTTTGTTCTGTCATCAGGGAATTTGAAGCACAAACAAATCGTAAAGCTATTTGAGCTTATAAATGTGAATTTGAATGAAGCATTAAAAAGAAATCAAACATTAATTGAATATTTCACAAATGAGAAGCAAATTAAAAATATAGCAAATGTAAAAACAGATACTTTATACAATACAATCAATGATTTAGTTGAAAGAAGAAATCAGATTGCTCATGGTTCAGAAGTATTAGATATTTTAAGCATATCTGAATTAGAGCCTTATATCCAATTTTTAGAAAAATATTGCCAAGCTCTTTTAGAAACATTAGTTGAGAAATTTATTAAAAAAGAATCAATGTCTACATTTCAAAAAATCGAAAAAGTATTGCAAATATTTGGCAATCAAGTATTGGCGTTTGAAATCGAAAACTATACGATAAAAGTTGGAGATATGCTTATTATTGAAACAACAGAAGGTAACTTTTACAAAAAACCTATTTCGACAATTCAATTAAATAACGATTCATATATAGAACTTCTAATTACAGAAAAAACAAAGATTACTGTAAGTGTTGAGACTAAAATAAAAGAAAATCAAACATTTTATATAGTAAAGCAATAA
- the ssuD gene encoding FMNH2-dependent alkanesulfonate monooxygenase, which yields MQLLWFIPTHGDGRYLATATGGRAVSFSYLRQIAQAVDDLGYTGALLPTGRSCEDAWIVASTLVSLTRQMRFLVAIRPGLVSPGVAARMAATFDRLSGGRLLINVVTGGDPVELAGDGLHLDHDQRYELTDEFLTVWRAIASGEQVNLQGDYLNIQDGKLLFPPVQKPYPPLWFGGSSAIAQKIAAKHVDVYLTWGEPPAQVAEKIASARRLALSEGRTLRFGIRLHVIVRETESEAWDAANQLIKYVDDEAIAKAQKAYARMDSVGQSRMTQLHHGNREALEISPNLWAGVGLVRGGAGTALVGDPQTVAARMLEYADLGIESFILSGYPHLEEAYRVAELLFPHLPLENLPAVEKQHVLSPFGEIVANEDFPKQQPQQRATSIS from the coding sequence ATGCAGCTACTATGGTTCATCCCAACCCACGGCGACGGACGTTACCTTGCAACTGCTACAGGCGGACGAGCAGTAAGCTTTTCTTATCTGCGGCAGATAGCCCAAGCGGTAGATGACCTTGGTTATACAGGGGCATTGCTGCCTACAGGACGTTCTTGCGAAGATGCTTGGATTGTAGCGTCAACGCTGGTATCACTGACGCGACAGATGCGTTTTTTGGTAGCGATTCGTCCCGGCTTGGTATCACCTGGGGTGGCAGCGCGGATGGCGGCGACCTTTGATCGCCTCTCTGGTGGACGGTTGCTGATTAATGTCGTGACAGGAGGCGATCCCGTAGAGTTGGCGGGAGATGGCTTGCATTTGGATCACGATCAGCGCTATGAATTAACAGATGAATTTTTGACAGTATGGCGAGCGATCGCCAGTGGTGAACAAGTTAATCTTCAGGGCGACTATCTGAACATTCAGGATGGTAAGCTGCTGTTTCCACCCGTCCAGAAGCCATATCCGCCCTTGTGGTTTGGCGGTTCCTCTGCGATCGCCCAAAAAATCGCTGCCAAGCATGTAGATGTCTATCTAACTTGGGGCGAACCACCGGCGCAAGTAGCCGAGAAGATTGCATCGGCTCGCAGACTTGCTTTATCAGAAGGCCGGACTTTGCGGTTTGGGATTCGCCTACATGTGATTGTGCGCGAAACCGAGAGTGAAGCTTGGGATGCGGCGAATCAATTGATTAAGTATGTAGATGACGAGGCGATCGCTAAAGCCCAAAAAGCTTATGCTCGGATGGATTCAGTTGGACAAAGCCGGATGACGCAATTACACCACGGTAATCGTGAGGCATTAGAGATTAGCCCGAACCTATGGGCGGGAGTCGGTTTGGTACGAGGTGGTGCGGGAACAGCCTTAGTAGGCGATCCTCAAACCGTAGCTGCCAGAATGTTGGAATATGCAGATTTAGGCATTGAGTCCTTTATCCTCTCTGGCTATCCCCACCTAGAGGAAGCTTATCGAGTCGCAGAACTTCTATTTCCCCATTTGCCTTTAGAGAATCTGCCAGCAGTGGAGAAGCAACATGTCTTGAGTCCATTTGGTGAGATTGTCGCAAATGAAGATTTCCCTAAGCAACAGCCTCAGCAAAGAGCTACGTCCATATCCTAG
- a CDS encoding beta-class carbonic anhydrase — protein MLHQQIDQKISEKEAWALRRQLGIPNNKRLWVLTCMDERLPVDKALGIGEGDAHIFRNAGGLVTDDAIRSAMLTTQFFGTREIIVINHTECGMMTASGDFLSEVLRNQGIDVDQVTIDPALPELKLSKGVFSKWIKTFTDVDKICTQQVELLRNSPLIPQDVVIHGYIWEVESMSLRRPYKRLSEKVNTAEAMKTKTTKYTEPVL, from the coding sequence ATGTTGCACCAACAAATTGACCAAAAGATTTCTGAAAAAGAAGCGTGGGCATTGCGTCGTCAGTTGGGGATACCTAACAATAAACGCTTGTGGGTGCTAACTTGCATGGACGAACGTTTACCTGTGGACAAAGCATTAGGAATTGGTGAAGGAGATGCTCATATTTTCCGTAATGCCGGGGGGTTAGTTACGGATGATGCTATTCGGTCAGCAATGTTAACTACACAGTTTTTTGGCACAAGAGAAATCATCGTCATTAACCATACCGAATGTGGCATGATGACAGCATCAGGAGACTTTCTCAGTGAGGTATTGCGAAACCAAGGTATTGACGTGGATCAAGTTACGATCGATCCTGCTTTGCCAGAGTTGAAGCTATCAAAAGGCGTTTTTTCCAAATGGATCAAAACGTTTACCGATGTGGACAAAATCTGCACACAGCAGGTGGAATTGCTGCGTAATTCTCCTTTAATTCCCCAGGATGTAGTTATTCATGGTTACATCTGGGAAGTAGAGAGTATGAGTTTGCGCCGTCCCTACAAACGTCTGAGTGAAAAGGTCAACACAGCAGAAGCTATGAAGACCAAAACCACAAAATACACTGAACCCGTTTTATAA
- the ssuE gene encoding NADPH-dependent FMN reductase produces the protein MTNILAIAGSPTHPSRTYGVVEYTAKLLQQEGLHVDIISVRDLPAEDLVFGRYDSPALEQPKDLLAKADGVIIATPIYKAAYTGVLKTFLDLLPQKSLTGKPVLPIALGGTLAHLLAIEYALKPVLSELGARHILATIYAVDKQIQRQADNSVVLDEEIEQRLKDVLKEFVKAVEYDAAAPQELAHAN, from the coding sequence ATGACAAATATTTTAGCGATCGCTGGTAGTCCAACTCATCCCTCTAGAACCTATGGTGTTGTCGAATACACTGCCAAGCTTTTACAACAAGAAGGCTTGCATGTAGACATTATTTCAGTTCGGGATTTGCCTGCTGAAGATTTAGTTTTTGGACGATACGACAGTCCTGCTTTGGAACAGCCAAAAGATTTGCTAGCAAAGGCAGATGGTGTGATTATTGCCACCCCAATCTACAAAGCTGCTTACACAGGAGTGCTCAAAACATTTCTAGATTTGCTGCCACAAAAATCATTGACAGGTAAACCCGTGTTACCAATTGCCCTTGGTGGGACGCTGGCTCACTTATTGGCAATTGAATATGCTCTTAAACCTGTTTTATCTGAATTAGGAGCGCGGCATATCCTAGCTACTATTTATGCGGTAGACAAACAAATTCAACGACAAGCTGATAACAGTGTGGTGTTAGATGAGGAAATTGAGCAAAGACTCAAAGACGTTCTCAAGGAATTTGTTAAAGCTGTAGAATATGATGCCGCAGCGCCTCAAGAATTGGCTCATGCCAATTAA
- a CDS encoding TenA family protein, which translates to MTLSNELWAANQDLAQACLKHPFVQGIGDGTLEQAKFAYYVGQDAFFLEAFARAYSIAAAKAPDWLGFTTFHNLASEALEELRMHSGYASQWGINLDSVEPGATTRRYTDFLLATAWGKDVGLTAAAMSPCMRLYAFLGEQLADNGIPNHQYADWIRTYSSADFQQPTQQLESLVDNYATTNSVVHSTYRYAMFCERDFFQAAWEC; encoded by the coding sequence ATGACTTTATCTAACGAATTATGGGCAGCAAATCAAGACTTAGCCCAAGCTTGCCTAAAGCATCCTTTCGTTCAAGGCATTGGCGATGGTACTCTTGAGCAGGCGAAATTTGCTTACTACGTAGGGCAAGATGCTTTTTTCTTAGAAGCTTTTGCCCGTGCGTATAGTATCGCCGCAGCTAAAGCACCAGACTGGTTAGGTTTCACCACATTTCATAACCTAGCTAGTGAAGCTTTAGAAGAACTGCGGATGCATAGTGGCTATGCTTCCCAGTGGGGAATCAATTTGGATTCTGTGGAACCAGGAGCCACCACCCGCCGCTATACTGACTTTTTGTTAGCAACTGCTTGGGGTAAAGATGTGGGTTTAACTGCTGCGGCGATGTCTCCGTGTATGCGTTTGTATGCCTTTTTGGGAGAACAGTTAGCTGATAACGGCATTCCTAATCATCAATATGCAGACTGGATTCGTACTTATAGCAGCGCAGACTTTCAACAACCAACACAACAATTAGAAAGTTTGGTTGACAATTATGCCACTACTAATTCTGTTGTACATTCAACCTATCGTTATGCTATGTTTTGCGAACGCGACTTTTTTCAGGCTGCGTGGGAGTGTTAA
- a CDS encoding pentapeptide repeat-containing protein — protein MKNQILVIAAFLTTISLTTTVQAANSEHVRQLLATKQCQNCDLTSAGLVMADLSGANLSGANLTGANLSRANLSGADLRGANLSGASLFGVNLSQTKFSGANLAGADLRNTYLANAELTGAYLNGANFQGAVGIPSQIASPEEFYALGVAEAQKGNQQQAISYFNQAIAIKPEYAGAYLARGVACYQILDRQGAFKDAQVAEKLFTSQNNTAGTQTAQAFIKELQTPVNEKVSAGSPSFVDFLGSLGSVLLQFLPF, from the coding sequence ATGAAAAACCAAATTCTAGTCATAGCTGCCTTTTTAACCACGATTAGTTTGACAACAACCGTACAAGCAGCAAATTCTGAACACGTTAGACAGTTATTGGCAACTAAACAATGTCAAAACTGTGATTTAACCAGTGCAGGTTTAGTGATGGCTGACTTATCTGGAGCCAATTTGAGTGGTGCTAATCTCACAGGTGCTAACCTCAGTCGGGCAAACTTGAGCGGTGCTGATTTACGGGGTGCAAACTTGAGTGGCGCGAGTTTATTTGGTGTTAACCTAAGCCAAACTAAATTTAGTGGGGCAAATTTGGCGGGTGCTGATTTAAGAAATACCTATCTAGCAAATGCAGAACTGACTGGTGCTTACTTAAATGGCGCTAACTTCCAAGGTGCAGTTGGTATACCATCACAAATTGCTTCACCAGAAGAATTTTATGCTTTGGGTGTAGCAGAAGCACAAAAAGGTAACCAACAGCAAGCAATCAGTTATTTTAATCAGGCGATCGCTATTAAACCAGAATATGCGGGTGCTTATTTAGCTCGTGGTGTTGCCTGTTACCAAATACTGGATAGACAAGGTGCATTCAAAGATGCCCAAGTTGCTGAAAAATTGTTTACATCCCAAAACAATACCGCTGGAACGCAAACAGCTCAGGCTTTTATTAAAGAACTGCAAACACCGGTAAATGAGAAGGTAAGCGCTGGTAGCCCCAGTTTTGTTGACTTTTTGGGAAGTCTTGGCTCAGTCTTGCTTCAGTTCTTACCTTTTTGA
- a CDS encoding type II toxin-antitoxin system HicA family toxin yields the protein MSQQDKLLEKILSGTSDTDIPFAQLWQLLYTLGFDERIRGDHRIFVKADVEEILNLQHKRGKAKSYQIKQVRAVIIKYKLGSKNDISL from the coding sequence GTGAGTCAGCAAGACAAACTCTTAGAAAAAATCCTCTCTGGGACTTCTGATACAGACATCCCTTTCGCACAACTGTGGCAACTCTTATATACACTAGGCTTTGATGAACGGATTCGTGGCGATCATCGGATTTTTGTCAAAGCCGATGTTGAGGAAATATTGAACCTACAACATAAGAGAGGAAAAGCCAAAAGCTATCAAATTAAACAAGTTCGTGCAGTAATTATCAAGTATAAGCTAGGAAGTAAAAATGATATTTCGTTATGA
- a CDS encoding type II toxin-antitoxin system HicB family antitoxin: MIFRYEIILYWSELDQAFIAEVPELSGCTADGETYQEALHNVEVVVQEWIETAKDLGRPVPEPRPRLMYI, from the coding sequence ATGATATTTCGTTATGAAATTATTCTCTACTGGAGTGAATTAGATCAAGCCTTTATTGCTGAAGTACCAGAATTATCAGGCTGTACTGCTGACGGCGAGACTTATCAAGAAGCCCTGCACAATGTAGAAGTAGTTGTGCAGGAATGGATAGAAACAGCTAAGGATTTAGGGCGTCCAGTTCCTGAACCTAGACCGCGTTTGATGTACATCTAA
- a CDS encoding NblA/ycf18 family protein: protein MNQSFKLSLEQEFTIRSFADKVQTLSCEEAKQSLLMLYKEMLIREVMYQQLLKSK from the coding sequence ATGAATCAATCATTTAAATTATCTTTAGAGCAAGAATTTACGATCCGAAGCTTTGCCGACAAAGTGCAGACGTTGTCTTGTGAAGAAGCCAAGCAGTCTTTACTCATGCTGTATAAGGAAATGCTCATTCGGGAAGTAATGTACCAGCAATTACTAAAGTCTAAGTAG